The Azospirillum baldaniorum genome segment GCGATTACGTCGTGCCGGGCAACAAGGAGTATGTGGAGGGAGACACCATCGCGCGGCCCGAGAGCGGCGGCGGTCGCGGCGGCAACGAAGGCAGTCCGGACGGGGAGGGCGACGACGATTTCCGCTTCGTCCTGTCCCGCGAGGAGTTCCTGGACATCTTCCTGGAGGACCTGGAGCTTCCCGATCTCGTCAAGCAGAAGGTCAAGCAGACGGAGTCCCACTCGCTGACGCGGGCGGGCTACTCGGTGACCGGCTCGCCGGCCAACCTGAACCTCGTCCGCACCATGCGCAACAGCCTCAGCCGGCGCATCGCGCTGAAGCGCCCCAAGCCGGCGGAGATGCTGGAGCTTGAGGCTCTTCTGCGCGAGGCGGAGGACCGCGGCGAGGACCCCGAGAAGCTGCGGGAGATGCGCGACCAGTTGGAGCGGCACTATCTCCGCTCCAAGCGCATCCCCTTCATCGACCCGATCGATGTCCGCTACAACCGGTTCGAGACGGTGCCGAAGCCCATCGCGCAGGCGGTCATGTTCTGCCTGATGGACGTCTCCGGCTCGATGACCGAGCACATGAAGGACCTCGCCAAGCGCTTCTTCATGCTGCTGTTCCTGTTCCTGAAGCGGCGCTACCGGTCGGTCGACATCGTCTTCATCCGCCACACCCACGAGGCCAAGGAGGTGGACGAGGACACGTTCTTCTACTCCACCGAGACCGGCGGCACCGTGGTCTCCACGGCGCTGGAGGAGATGCAGCGCATCGTCAAGGAGCGCTATCCGGAGAACGAGTGGAACATCTACGCCGCCCAGGCGTCGGACGGCGACAACATGTCGTCGGACAACGCGCGGTCGGCGGGTCTGCTGCGGGACGGTATCCTGCCGCTGTGCCAGTACTTCGCCTACATCGAGGTGGCGGCGGAGCACAACATGGGCCTGTCGGCGCTGGGCCGCGAGACGGAGCTGTGGCGGACCTACAAGACGGTCCAGGGGCCGGATTTGCCGATCGCCATGCGCCGCGTCCGCTCCCGCCGCGAGATCTTCCCGGTCTTCCGTGACCTGTTCGCCCGCGAGAAGGCGGGGGCGTAGGCGTCTCCCTGCCCCCACCCCAACCCTCCCCCGCTGACGCAGGGGAGGGGGCTTCGTTTCCCTCCCCTGCGAAGCGGGGGAGGGTCAGGGAGGGGGCAATGCCCGCCACCGCAAGGCCGCAGCAAGAATCGGGGCCAAAACCCCGCAGAGTATTGAGAGGATGTGAGGCATGAGCGCTGTGATCGACAAGCCCGACAGCCTGCTCTACGACGGGGCGGACTGGGATTACGACCAGATCAAGCGCGTCTACGACGCCATCGAGGACATCGCCCTGAAGGACATGGGCCTCAACGTCTATCCCAACCAGATCGAGGTCATCACGGCCGAGCAGATGCTCGATGCCTATTCGTCCATCGGCATGCCGCTGATGTACAAGCACTGGTCCTTCGGCAAGCATTTCGCCCGCGACGAGATGCTCTACCGCAAGGGCTACCGCGGCCTCGCCTACGAGATCGTCATCAACTCCAGCCCCTGCATCAGCTACATCATGGAAGAGAACACCATGACGATGCAGACGCTGGTGATCGCCCACGCCGCCTTCGGCCACAACCATTTCTTCAAGAACAACCAGCTCTTCCAGCAGTGGACGGACGCCGAGGGCATCCTCGACTATCTGGAATTCGCCAAGTCCTACATCGCCCAGTGCGAGGACCGCTACGGCCACCACGCGGTGGAGCGGGTGCTCGACGCCGCCCACGCCCTGATGAACCAGGGCGTGCACAAGTACCCGAAGAAGCGCAGCCTCGACCTGCGGCTGGAGCAGAAGCGCGAGCGGGAGCGGCAGGAGTACCAGGAGCAGACCTTCAACGACCTGTGGCGCACCGTGCCGAAGGTCGCCATCGGCGGCAACCGCCCGTCCAAGTCGGTGTCGGAGCGCAAGAAGCTGCTCGGCCTGCCCGAAGAGAACCTGCTCTATTTCCTTGAGAAGAAGGCGCCGCGGCTGGAGCATTGGCAGCGCGAAATCCTCCGCATCGTCCGCCACATGGCGCAGTATTTCTACCCGCAGAAGCAGACCAAGCTGATGAACGAGGGGTGTGCGACCTACACCCACTACACCATCCTGAACGAGATGCACCGGCGGGGGATGATCAGCGAAGGCGCGATGCTGGAATTCCTGCATTCGCACACCTCGGTGGTGTTCCAGCCGGAGTTCGACGACCAGCGCTTCTCGGGCATCAACCCCTACGCGCTCGGCTTCGCGATGATGCAGGACATCCAGCGCATCGCCGAGAACCCCACGGACGAGGACCGCTACTGGTTCCCCGACCTCGCCGGGCGGGGCGACGGCATGGGCGCGCTGCGCGACGCCTGGGCCAACTTCCGCGACGAGAGCTTCGTGCTCCAGTATCTCAGCCCGCATTTGATGCGGAAGTTCAAGATGTTCAGCGTGCGCGACGACGCGGAAG includes the following:
- a CDS encoding YeaH/YhbH family protein; this translates as MNIIDRRLNPQGKSLANRQRFLRRAKEQVVKAVRDASGKRGIQDIENGEKVTISTGGVREPSFHRSGAGGVRDYVVPGNKEYVEGDTIARPESGGGRGGNEGSPDGEGDDDFRFVLSREEFLDIFLEDLELPDLVKQKVKQTESHSLTRAGYSVTGSPANLNLVRTMRNSLSRRIALKRPKPAEMLELEALLREAEDRGEDPEKLREMRDQLERHYLRSKRIPFIDPIDVRYNRFETVPKPIAQAVMFCLMDVSGSMTEHMKDLAKRFFMLLFLFLKRRYRSVDIVFIRHTHEAKEVDEDTFFYSTETGGTVVSTALEEMQRIVKERYPENEWNIYAAQASDGDNMSSDNARSAGLLRDGILPLCQYFAYIEVAAEHNMGLSALGRETELWRTYKTVQGPDLPIAMRRVRSRREIFPVFRDLFAREKAGA
- a CDS encoding SpoVR family protein, which codes for MSAVIDKPDSLLYDGADWDYDQIKRVYDAIEDIALKDMGLNVYPNQIEVITAEQMLDAYSSIGMPLMYKHWSFGKHFARDEMLYRKGYRGLAYEIVINSSPCISYIMEENTMTMQTLVIAHAAFGHNHFFKNNQLFQQWTDAEGILDYLEFAKSYIAQCEDRYGHHAVERVLDAAHALMNQGVHKYPKKRSLDLRLEQKRERERQEYQEQTFNDLWRTVPKVAIGGNRPSKSVSERKKLLGLPEENLLYFLEKKAPRLEHWQREILRIVRHMAQYFYPQKQTKLMNEGCATYTHYTILNEMHRRGMISEGAMLEFLHSHTSVVFQPEFDDQRFSGINPYALGFAMMQDIQRIAENPTDEDRYWFPDLAGRGDGMGALRDAWANFRDESFVLQYLSPHLMRKFKMFSVRDDAEDPYLLVENIHNERGYRGIRKLLARQYDLGFLEPDIQIVDVDLAGDRKLILHHRVTNGVLLDESDAKAVLRHIANLWGYEVQLVEVSALSDAILKEHAVTAPSGIGG